One genomic segment of Pseudorca crassidens isolate mPseCra1 chromosome X, mPseCra1.hap1, whole genome shotgun sequence includes these proteins:
- the LOC137216595 gene encoding heterogeneous nuclear ribonucleoprotein A3-like encodes MLGVPDLLPGMGGGEESLADCTHLKDKYWYGKVHNGGDKLMFKWCAIINRKDSSHRRRRRRGEESHDSKEPEQLRKLFLGGLSFEPTDDSLREHFEKWGTLTVCVVMRDPQIKRSRGFGFVTYSCVEEVDAAMCARPHKVDGSVVEPKRAVSREDSVKPGAHLTVKKIFVGGIKEDTEEYNLRDYFEKYGKIETIEVMEDRQSGKKRGFAFVTFDDHDTVDKIVVQKYHTLNGHKCKVKKALSKQEMQSAGSQRGRGGVSGNFMGHGGNFGGGGGNLGRGGNFGGRGGYGGGGGGSRGSYGGGDGGYNGFGGDGGNYGGGPGYSSRGGYGGGGPGYGNQGGGYGGGGGGYDGYNEGGNFGGNYGGGGSYNDFGNYSGQQQSNYGPMKGGSFGGRSSGSPYGGGYGSGGGSGGW; translated from the exons ATGCTCGGGGTGCCCGACCTGTTAccagggatggggggtggggaagagagccTGGCTGACTGCACA CACTTGAAAGATAAATATTG GTATGGAAAAGTGCATAATGGAGGAGATAAACTTATGTTTAAGTGGTGTGCCATCATTAACAGAAAAG ACTCCAGCcatcgccgccgccgccgccggggggAGGAGAGCCATGATTCAAAGGAACCAGAACAGTTGAGAAAACTGTTTCTTGGTGGTCTGAGCTTTGAACCTACAGATGATAGCTTAAGAGAACATTTTGAGAAATGGGGCACACTTACAGTTTGTGTGGTGATGAGAGACCCCCAAATAAAACGTTCCAGGGGCTTTGGTTTTGTGACTTACTCTTGTGTTGAAGAGGTGGATGCAGCAATGTGTGCTCGACCACACAAGGTTGATGGGAGTGTAGTGGAACCAAAGAGAGCTGTTTCTAGAGAGGATTCTGTAAAGCCTGGTGCCCATCTAACAGTGAAGAAAATTTTTGTTGGTGGTATTAAAGAAGATACAGAAGAATATAATTTGAGAGACTACTTTGAAAAGTATGGCAAGATTGAAACCATAGAGGTTATGGAAGACAGGCAGAGTGGAAAAAAGAGAGGATTTGCTTTTGTAACTTTTGATGATCATGATACAGTTGATAAAATTGTTGTTCAAAAATACCACACTCTTAATGGGCATAAGTGTAAAGTGAAAAAGGCCCTTTCTAAACAAGAAATGCAATCTGCTGGATCACAAAGAGGTCGTGGAGGTGTATCTGGCAACTTTATGGGTCATGGAGGAAACTTTGGAGGTGGTGGAGGTAACTTGGGCCGTGGTGGAAACTTTGGTGGAAGAGGAGGCTATGGTGGGGGAGGTGGTGGCAGCAGAGGTAGTTATGGAGGAGGTGATGGTGGATATAATGGATTTGGAGGCGACGGTGGTAACTATGGCGGTGGTCCTGGTTACAGTAGTAGAGGAGGCTATGGTGGTGGTGGACCAGGATATGGAAACCAAGGTGGTGGATATGGTGGCGGTGGTGGAGGATATGATGGTTACAATGAAGGAGGAAATTTTGGAGGTAActatggtggtggtgggagctaTAATGATTTTGGAAATTATAGTGGACAACAGCAATCAAATTATGGACCCATGAAGGGGGGCAGTTTTGGTGGAAGAAGCTCGGGAAGTCCCTATGGTGGTGGTTATGGATCTGGTGGTGGAAGTGGTGGATGGTAG